From Acidobacteriota bacterium:
CACGCCGTCGCCGTCGGCGTCGCCCGAAGGCGAGCCGATGCCGTACTTCGCCTCCCACCAGTCGGGCAGGCCGTTGCCGTTGGAGTCGGTGGCCGGCTGGAACACCTGGCGCAGCCGCACGGGCCCCGTCGAGTAGCGCGCCTGCGTGTTGCCGGCCGAGTCGGTGATGCGCGCGTAGATCCAGTACCGTCCCGTCGGCAGGCCGGCGACGTTCCACGAGTAGCGCTCGTTGGCCGCCGGGATGTTCGACGCGATGAGCGTCATGCCGTTGGTCGGGTTCGTGTCGGTGTCGTAGTACAGGGTCACGGTGCCCTGGGCGGGTCCGGAGCTGCCGTATCGATACGTCGCGTCGAGCGACTGCCACGTGATCGTGAAGAACCCGTTGCCGTTCGGCTCGTCGTCGGCCGCGAGCTTCACGTCCGCGATGCGGAACGAGCGCGAGACGATGTTGCTCTCGTGCGGATCGATGCGCAGGATGCCCATCGACCCCTGCCAGGGGTCGGTGCCGCCGTTGGGGTCTTCGTTCTCGATGTCGCAGTCCCTGCACGTCGCGCCGCCCGCCTTGGTCATCGAGTGCAGGTCGAGCGAGAAGGTGTGCGGGCCGCCATCCTTGATGAAGATGTCCTGGGTCGCGGTCATGGGCGCGTGCTTGTTGAACGCCCGGCGCCACACGACGCGCGCCACACTGCCCCAGTGGCCGAGCGCCTCGTGCCCGGTCAGCTCCTTCCGATCGAGCTCGATCGTGAACGTCAGCCGGTGCCAGTCGTTCGCGTTGACCACGAGCTCCGAGCCCGGCGGCCGCAGGATGTCATCGACGAGCGAGATCACCGGATCGCCGTTCGTGCTCCAGCCGGTCAGGCCGTTGCCGCCGAAGGCCAGGCTGTGGACGTTCCACGACGCGCCCCACCGCGACACGTCCTCGGGGTTCGTCATGTCCCACTCGTCGCCGATGACCGAGCGCGCGAAGTCGCGGCCGCCCGAGGCGTCGGGCTCGACGACGTGCAGCACCGGTGCGGCATCGACGACCAGCGTCGCCGAACGGGTGGTCGAGTTGCGGCGGACCGTCACCGTCCACGTGCCAGGCGGCAGGAAGCCGTAGTCCCAGGTGAACGAGCGGTTGTCGGCGAACGTCGTCGCATCGCCGCTCTCCGGGAAGACCTGCACGGTGTCGCCCGTCTGCGCGCTCTGCGCCGTGACGGTGACCGATCCGCCAAACCCGCTCCAGGCGAGCGTGGCCGTCCGCTCGCCCCNNNNNNNNNNNNNNNNNNNNNNNNNNNNNNNNNNNNNNNNNNNNNNNNNNNNNNNNNNNNNNNNNNNNNNNNNNNNNNNNNNNNNNNNNNNNNNNNNNNNTCGCCCGCCTCGTGGAAGTCCCACGGGTCGCCGATCTGGGTCGCGGCGAAGTCGTCGGCCGCCCTGACCGTGGCGCTCGTCCCCCCATTGATGGAGAACGACTGCGCCAGGGCTGCCGGGGCGCCCCCCACCAGCACGACGAATGTAAGAGTTACCAGGGCTCGCATGTCGCGTCTCGCGCCCGACCTGGTGAAACCGGGCAAAATACTTGAGAATATCGACTTAGGCCCTGTCCTCCGCTGGCGGACGGACACCGGGGCCCGATCGCTCACTTGGTCAGCAAGTCGCGTACCCGCGATCTTCGGCCCAATTCCCTGCGGAGTGTATGGCTGAGCTACACGAAGTGTAATCAGGATCCCAATCCTGTCGGGTTCGGGAAAGGTAAGCGATCAGCGGCGCCTGACCAGCGCGAAATGCGACGATCCGAAGGGGAGGCCCATCAGCGCCAAGGTCCCTTCGACCCGGGCGATGCGGTACAGCACCGCGTCGAGCGGTCGCGGCAGCGCGGTCGACACGTCGGAGCGGTCCGTCCGCAGCCTGAGCAGGCGCTGCACACCCTGCCGCCACGCCACGAGCAGGATCAGCGTGGTCGCAAACAGCGGCGTCGAGTGCACGCGCGCGAACCCCGCGTCGGCCAGCAGCCGCATCAAGTCGCGGGGCCGGTACCGCCGGCGATGGCCGAGGTGCTCGTCGTGCGTGCTGAAGAGCCACGGATGCGCCGGCACGTGGACCGCGAACAGCCCGCCCGGCACGAGCACGTCGTGGATGCGCTCGATCGCCCTGCGGTCGTCGTCGAGGTGCTCGATGACGTCGAGAGCC
This genomic window contains:
- a CDS encoding class I SAM-dependent methyltransferase, with translation ACSLIPMALPTTEESQALLAHAQSEGWWFRAKEDIVAAMLAPHLAPTCRAIVVGVGSGGTIRRLRRLAPEGTITGLDIDPDAVRLVQRLDPQGVYRVADIETEPIGPAASADLVVALDVIEHLDDDRRAIERIHDVLVPGGLFAVHVPAHPWLFSTHDEHLGHRRRYRPRDLMRLLADAGFARVHSTPLFATTLILLVAWRQGVQRLLRLRTDRSDVSTALPRPLDAVLYRIARVEGTLALMGLPFGSSHFALVRRR